A genomic segment from Nocardiopsis sp. Huas11 encodes:
- a CDS encoding ribose-5-phosphate isomerase codes for MRVYLGSDHAGFELKEHLVSWLKERGHEVVDKGPAVFDAVDDYPPFVLRTAEAVAADPGALGVVIGGSGNGEQIAANKVKGVRAALAWSEDTARLAREHNDANVLGVGGRMHSLEEATRFVDIFLSTPYSDEERHTRRITMLSDYESTGELPPLP; via the coding sequence GTGCGTGTTTACCTTGGATCAGATCATGCGGGCTTCGAGCTCAAAGAACACCTCGTCTCCTGGTTGAAGGAGCGCGGCCACGAGGTCGTCGACAAGGGACCGGCGGTCTTCGACGCCGTCGACGACTATCCCCCGTTCGTCCTGCGCACGGCGGAGGCCGTCGCGGCCGACCCGGGTGCGCTGGGCGTCGTCATCGGGGGCTCCGGCAACGGCGAGCAGATCGCCGCCAACAAGGTCAAGGGCGTCCGGGCCGCCCTGGCCTGGAGCGAGGACACCGCGCGCCTGGCGCGCGAGCACAACGACGCCAACGTGCTCGGCGTCGGCGGCCGGATGCACTCCCTGGAGGAGGCGACCCGGTTCGTGGACATCTTCCTCTCCACGCCCTACAGCGACGAGGAGCGGCACACCCGCCGCATCACCATGCTCTCGGACTACGAGAGCACCGGAGAGCTCCCGCCGCTGCCGTAG
- a CDS encoding DsbA family protein, protein MTQTTESAEAQETVFADMWFDPACPWAWITSRWLLEVEKVRPVTVRWHVMSLAVLNEDKDIPDDYRAMLRTAWAAVRVCVAAEQRLGPQVLGGLYTALGTRFHDGGQERDDDTIRAALADAGLPEDLIEAGGSTDYDEALRASHAEAMKLVGEDVGTPVIQVEGVSFFGPVVTPVPRGEAAGRLWDGVRLVAGTDGFFELKRTRTRRPVFD, encoded by the coding sequence ATGACCCAGACCACCGAGTCCGCCGAAGCCCAGGAGACCGTCTTCGCGGACATGTGGTTCGATCCCGCCTGCCCCTGGGCCTGGATCACCTCCCGCTGGCTGCTGGAGGTCGAGAAGGTCCGTCCCGTCACGGTGCGCTGGCACGTGATGAGCCTGGCCGTCCTCAACGAGGACAAGGACATCCCCGACGACTACCGGGCCATGCTCCGGACCGCCTGGGCCGCGGTCCGGGTGTGCGTGGCGGCCGAGCAGCGCTTGGGCCCGCAGGTCCTGGGCGGCCTCTACACCGCGCTGGGCACCCGCTTCCACGACGGGGGCCAGGAGCGCGACGACGACACCATCCGCGCCGCCCTGGCCGACGCGGGCCTGCCCGAGGACCTCATCGAGGCCGGCGGCTCCACGGACTACGATGAGGCCCTGCGCGCCTCCCACGCGGAAGCGATGAAGCTGGTCGGGGAGGACGTCGGCACCCCCGTGATCCAGGTCGAGGGCGTGTCCTTCTTCGGACCCGTCGTCACGCCCGTCCCGCGCGGGGAGGCCGCCGGACGGCTGTGGGACGGCGTCCGCCTGGTCGCCGGAACCGACGGCTTCTTCGAACTCAAGCGCACCCGCACGCGGCGCCCCGTCTTCGACTGA
- the malQ gene encoding 4-alpha-glucanotransferase — translation MRDVQLARVAEQYGIATSYEDWRGRRVPVRPDTIRHVLSALGVDPDRPGAESAPGPLPPAVVVREHKAPDLVLPEGARGGVETADGSLLPFGPGLPLGVHTLHVTVGGAEHDAPLLVVPDRIEPRALRHDRRVWGLMTQIYSVRSRASWGIGDLRDLADLADWSGRDLGADFALINPVHATEPRPPLEPSPYLPVSRRYASPLYIRVEDVPEYARLDPAQREGIQRLARPLRERGRTADLLDRDAVWEAKRSALEILFQVARAPGREAALRSYLEREGQPLVEFATWCALAEEHGSDFRTWPAHLRDVSAHAVGQEALRRWPAVEFHRWLQWLLDDQLAQSQATARAAGMDVGIVHDLAIGVQAGGADAWMYGDALVPGLHVGAPPDEFNRQGQDWGQPPWNPRRLAELGYAPFRQMLAQALRHAGGVRVDHVMGLFRLWCVPEGASADEGTYVRFDHEGMVGTLALAAHRADAVVVGEDLGTVEPWVRDHLRDRGLMGTSVLWFEQERDGTPRAPRDWRTDCLATVATHDLPPVASFLSAEHVELRDRLGLLGRPVEEERADSEERVERWRAHLVELGLLDPAVDPVADPAAVVAAMHAFLVRTPARMLGVALTDVVGERRMQNQPGTSTEYPNWRIPLTSAEGEPVLVDELLADPRMVARIRRTLGSLGRGEAAAEDLL, via the coding sequence GTGAGGGACGTTCAGCTGGCCCGCGTGGCCGAGCAGTACGGGATCGCGACGAGCTACGAGGACTGGCGGGGCCGACGGGTGCCGGTGCGACCCGACACCATCCGCCATGTCCTGTCGGCGCTGGGGGTGGACCCGGACCGGCCGGGGGCGGAGTCCGCGCCGGGGCCGCTGCCGCCGGCGGTCGTGGTCCGCGAGCACAAGGCTCCCGACCTCGTCCTGCCCGAGGGCGCCCGGGGCGGTGTCGAGACCGCCGACGGCTCCCTGCTGCCCTTCGGCCCCGGACTGCCCCTGGGGGTGCACACCCTCCACGTCACCGTGGGCGGTGCCGAGCACGACGCGCCCCTGCTCGTGGTCCCCGACCGGATCGAGCCGCGCGCCCTGCGCCACGACCGGCGCGTGTGGGGGCTCATGACCCAGATCTACAGCGTGCGCTCCCGCGCCTCCTGGGGCATCGGCGACCTGCGCGACCTCGCCGACCTCGCCGACTGGAGCGGTCGCGACCTGGGCGCGGACTTCGCCCTCATCAACCCGGTGCACGCCACCGAGCCGCGCCCGCCGCTCGAACCCTCCCCGTACCTGCCCGTGAGCCGCCGCTACGCCAGCCCGCTCTACATCCGCGTGGAGGACGTGCCCGAGTACGCCCGGCTCGACCCCGCCCAGCGGGAGGGCATCCAACGCCTGGCCCGGCCCCTGCGCGAACGCGGGCGCACGGCCGACCTGCTCGACCGCGACGCCGTGTGGGAGGCCAAGCGCTCCGCCCTGGAGATCCTCTTCCAGGTGGCGCGCGCACCCGGCCGCGAGGCCGCGCTGCGCTCCTACCTCGAACGCGAGGGCCAACCGCTGGTGGAGTTCGCCACCTGGTGCGCACTGGCCGAGGAGCACGGTTCCGACTTCCGGACCTGGCCGGCCCACCTGCGCGACGTGTCCGCCCACGCCGTGGGCCAGGAGGCCCTGCGCAGGTGGCCGGCCGTGGAGTTCCACCGGTGGCTCCAGTGGCTGCTCGACGACCAGCTCGCCCAGTCCCAGGCCACCGCCCGCGCGGCCGGCATGGACGTCGGCATCGTGCACGACCTCGCCATCGGAGTACAGGCCGGCGGCGCGGACGCCTGGATGTACGGCGACGCACTGGTGCCGGGACTGCACGTGGGCGCTCCGCCGGACGAGTTCAACCGGCAGGGCCAGGACTGGGGCCAGCCGCCCTGGAACCCGCGCCGGCTCGCCGAGCTGGGCTACGCCCCGTTCCGGCAGATGCTCGCCCAGGCGCTGCGTCATGCGGGCGGGGTCCGGGTGGACCACGTCATGGGGCTGTTCCGGCTGTGGTGCGTCCCCGAGGGGGCCTCCGCCGACGAGGGGACCTACGTCCGCTTCGACCACGAGGGCATGGTGGGCACGCTGGCACTGGCCGCCCACCGCGCCGACGCGGTGGTCGTCGGCGAGGACCTGGGCACGGTCGAGCCCTGGGTCCGCGACCACCTGCGCGACCGGGGCCTGATGGGCACGTCCGTGCTCTGGTTCGAGCAGGAGCGGGACGGCACGCCGCGCGCCCCGCGGGACTGGCGCACCGACTGCCTGGCCACCGTCGCCACCCACGACCTGCCGCCGGTGGCGTCCTTCCTCTCCGCCGAACACGTGGAGCTGCGGGACCGCCTGGGCCTGCTCGGCCGCCCCGTGGAGGAGGAGCGAGCCGACTCCGAGGAGAGGGTCGAGCGCTGGCGCGCGCACCTGGTCGAGCTCGGCCTGCTCGACCCCGCCGTGGACCCCGTGGCCGACCCGGCCGCCGTGGTCGCCGCCATGCACGCCTTCCTCGTACGGACCCCGGCACGCATGCTGGGAGTGGCCCTCACCGACGTGGTGGGGGAACGCCGGATGCAGAACCAGCCCGGCACCAGCACGGAGTACCCGAACTGGCGGATTCCGCTCACCAGCGCCGAGGGCGAACCGGTCCTGGTGGACGAACTCCTGGCCGACCCGCGCATGGTCGCGCGGATCCGCCGGACCCTGGGCTCGCTCGGCCGCGGGGAGGCGGCGGCCGAGGACCTCCTCTGA
- a CDS encoding amidase: MTRIHELSAHRLAALVHSRELSPVEITEHYLGRIERLDGRYGSYITVTPEKALEQARYAEKRVMGDTPDTLPPLLGVPVPVKDLDPVAGVPITYGSRVFRDTTAPFDSDMVRALRAAGAILVGKTNTPELGSSCYTENEIAPPTRNPWDTALSPGGSSGGAAAAVAAGLAPAAQGSDGGGSIRIPAAACGLFGLKPTRGRISGAPAKPDLLGLSTAGPLARTVLDAALLLDAMAISRPGDYFTAPPPPPGSTFADAARREPGPLRIGRYATTGSLDVAVHPDVLAAYEEATRLLTDLGHEVEEIPEPQDAHFGGAFGRDFAVVWAAMASATPVAPEREGDLGPLNRWLRERARATPVPDYIAACAALQRGVRSLIAATEPYDAVLTPTLALPPVPIGHFVQEGPEREFRLMTEFTPFTSVYNVSGQPSVNVPLHWSERGLPIGVMLSGRMGGEGTLLALSAQLEAARPWAPRVPPGW, translated from the coding sequence ATGACCCGGATTCATGAACTCTCGGCGCACCGCCTCGCAGCGTTGGTCCACAGTCGTGAGCTGTCCCCTGTTGAGATCACTGAGCACTATCTGGGGCGGATCGAGAGGCTGGACGGCCGGTACGGGTCGTACATTACGGTCACACCCGAAAAGGCACTGGAACAAGCCCGATATGCGGAGAAGCGGGTGATGGGCGACACGCCGGACACACTGCCGCCCCTCCTCGGCGTCCCCGTTCCGGTGAAGGACCTCGACCCGGTCGCCGGCGTGCCGATCACCTACGGCTCCCGGGTCTTCCGCGACACCACGGCGCCCTTCGACTCGGACATGGTCCGCGCACTGCGCGCGGCCGGGGCGATCCTCGTGGGCAAGACCAACACCCCCGAGCTCGGCTCCTCCTGCTACACGGAGAACGAGATCGCCCCGCCCACCCGCAACCCCTGGGACACCGCGCTCAGCCCCGGCGGATCCAGCGGAGGCGCGGCCGCGGCCGTCGCCGCCGGACTCGCGCCCGCGGCCCAGGGCAGCGACGGCGGAGGGTCCATCCGCATCCCCGCCGCCGCCTGCGGACTGTTCGGCCTCAAGCCCACCCGCGGCCGGATCTCCGGTGCGCCGGCCAAGCCCGACCTGCTCGGACTGTCCACGGCCGGCCCGCTGGCCCGCACGGTGCTGGACGCCGCCCTGCTGCTGGACGCGATGGCCATCAGCCGTCCGGGCGACTACTTCACCGCCCCGCCCCCGCCGCCGGGGAGCACCTTCGCCGACGCCGCCCGCCGTGAGCCGGGCCCCCTGCGCATCGGCCGCTACGCCACCACGGGCTCCCTCGACGTGGCCGTCCACCCGGACGTCCTGGCCGCCTACGAGGAGGCCACCCGGCTGCTGACCGACCTCGGCCACGAGGTGGAGGAGATCCCCGAGCCTCAGGACGCGCATTTCGGCGGCGCCTTCGGCCGGGACTTCGCCGTGGTCTGGGCGGCGATGGCCTCCGCCACCCCCGTCGCGCCCGAGCGCGAGGGGGACCTTGGGCCGCTCAACCGCTGGCTCCGCGAGCGGGCCCGCGCCACGCCCGTGCCCGACTACATCGCCGCCTGCGCCGCTCTGCAGAGGGGCGTGCGCTCCCTCATCGCCGCCACCGAGCCCTATGACGCGGTGCTCACCCCGACCCTGGCCCTGCCGCCGGTGCCGATCGGGCACTTCGTCCAGGAGGGGCCGGAACGGGAGTTCCGGCTGATGACCGAGTTCACCCCGTTCACCTCCGTGTACAACGTCAGCGGCCAGCCGTCGGTGAACGTGCCCCTCCACTGGTCGGAGCGGGGCCTGCCGATCGGGGTCATGCTCTCCGGCCGCATGGGCGGGGAGGGCACCCTGCTCGCGCTGTCCGCGCAGCTGGAGGCCGCCCGCCCGTGGGCCCCCCGGGTACCGCCCGGCTGGTGA
- a CDS encoding PP2C family protein-serine/threonine phosphatase: MKPTPTAKTARLLRSTTQRLVAVLRRKVLFRYRLVLITLVTLAVGVGIGAVWGPTGWFPPSSTILTVLAGGLLLKRKSLAALLGVVAAVLLFVAYMLDFGQVGPGLLVTIGVTGVLSYLLSGVRERLGVQGLSGEMMLLDLRDRLRHQGRLPELPQGWGRTAVLRQAGGSSFGGDFVVSIRRENQLDVAVVDVSGKGVDAGTRALLLSGAFSGLIGAVPARDFLAHCNDYLMRNSGGEGFVTAVHLCVDLDTGEYEIASAGHPPALHYDSGAGRWATSEAKGVVLGVIPEMTYTSVQGELRPGDAILLCTDGLIETPGEDLDAGIDRLLGAADTMVTRGFDSGAGAVVDTLSKDKNDDCALVVLWRD; this comes from the coding sequence ATGAAGCCGACACCCACCGCCAAGACCGCCCGACTCCTGCGATCGACCACGCAGCGGCTCGTCGCGGTGCTCCGGCGCAAGGTGTTGTTCCGCTATCGCCTCGTCCTGATCACCCTGGTCACGCTCGCCGTGGGCGTCGGCATCGGCGCCGTGTGGGGCCCCACCGGCTGGTTCCCGCCCAGCTCCACCATCCTCACCGTGCTGGCCGGCGGGCTGCTGCTCAAGCGCAAGAGCCTGGCCGCCCTGCTGGGCGTGGTCGCGGCGGTCCTGTTGTTCGTGGCCTACATGCTCGACTTCGGCCAGGTCGGCCCCGGCCTGCTCGTCACCATCGGTGTGACGGGCGTGCTGTCGTACCTGCTGTCCGGGGTGCGCGAACGCCTCGGCGTCCAGGGGCTGAGCGGCGAGATGATGCTGCTCGACCTGCGCGACCGCCTGCGCCACCAGGGGCGGCTGCCCGAACTGCCGCAGGGATGGGGCCGCACCGCGGTCCTGCGCCAGGCGGGCGGATCGTCCTTCGGCGGCGACTTCGTCGTGTCCATCCGGCGTGAGAACCAGCTGGACGTGGCCGTGGTGGACGTCTCCGGCAAAGGCGTGGACGCCGGAACCCGGGCACTGCTGCTGTCCGGTGCCTTCAGCGGCCTCATCGGCGCCGTCCCCGCCCGCGACTTCCTCGCGCACTGCAACGACTACCTCATGCGCAACAGCGGCGGTGAGGGCTTCGTCACCGCCGTCCACCTGTGCGTGGACCTGGACACCGGCGAGTACGAGATCGCCTCGGCCGGCCACCCGCCCGCCCTGCACTACGACAGCGGCGCCGGACGGTGGGCCACGAGCGAGGCCAAGGGCGTGGTGCTCGGCGTCATCCCGGAGATGACCTACACCTCCGTCCAGGGCGAGCTGCGGCCCGGCGACGCCATCCTGCTCTGCACCGACGGCCTCATCGAGACCCCGGGCGAGGACCTCGACGCCGGGATCGACCGTCTCCTGGGCGCCGCGGACACCATGGTCACCCGCGGTTTCGACAGCGGCGCGGGCGCGGTCGTGGACACCCTCAGCAAGGACAAGAACGACGACTGCGCGCTCGTCGTCCTGTGGCGCGACTGA
- a CDS encoding MFS transporter, translating into MLSNYRRLFAVPHVLSLLSWSLLARFYMPGLMIAVTFLVVEWTGSYTYAGVVAGAFTLGMALVGPLRGRMADRGGSDRLVLVCGAVFTAGMVVLALFPASLWWLAVPLALVTGVFGSPANQIVRALWPRLTHGPERQAIYAAEATTQELLFVFSPILTAGVVAYWGPRWSLLMLALLGLAGSIGFALALRRAGVTGPAPVETGAVAPEGAADTVAGAAGSGAGSGAGSGRRRSLVLHPVLSLLFAMCLLMIAGIIGTDLMIVAWANELDAPEYVMVLASVWALGSLVGGVVSGAVKGAPNLVRRCFATTLGLALVLPFLPPITHLPTPLLAAPVLFLAGLAVAPTLAAVMGRIGDSAPSHRRAEAFGWLATSMGVGASIAGPVAGALIDGFGIAGGAAAAVGALLVASVLSLFAVRRRSAAVTVPEETVS; encoded by the coding sequence GTGCTGTCCAACTACCGGCGCCTGTTCGCCGTCCCTCACGTCCTGTCCCTCCTGAGCTGGTCGCTCCTGGCGCGGTTCTACATGCCGGGCCTGATGATCGCGGTCACCTTCCTGGTGGTGGAGTGGACGGGGTCCTACACCTACGCGGGTGTGGTCGCGGGTGCGTTCACCCTGGGGATGGCGCTGGTGGGACCGCTGCGCGGGCGGATGGCGGACCGGGGCGGCAGCGACCGCCTGGTCCTGGTGTGCGGTGCGGTGTTCACCGCGGGCATGGTGGTGCTGGCGTTGTTCCCGGCGTCCCTGTGGTGGCTCGCGGTTCCGCTGGCCCTGGTCACCGGTGTCTTCGGCTCCCCCGCCAACCAGATCGTGCGCGCCCTGTGGCCGCGGCTGACGCACGGCCCCGAGCGCCAGGCCATCTACGCGGCCGAGGCGACCACGCAGGAACTGCTGTTCGTGTTCTCCCCGATCCTGACGGCCGGCGTGGTGGCGTACTGGGGCCCGCGCTGGTCGCTGCTGATGCTCGCGCTCCTGGGGCTGGCGGGCTCGATCGGGTTCGCGCTCGCCCTGCGCAGGGCGGGCGTCACGGGGCCCGCCCCCGTGGAGACAGGTGCGGTGGCGCCGGAGGGCGCGGCGGACACCGTCGCCGGAGCCGCCGGGTCGGGCGCCGGATCGGGCGCCGGGTCGGGCCGCAGGCGGAGTCTGGTCCTGCACCCGGTGCTGAGCCTGCTCTTCGCGATGTGCCTGCTGATGATCGCCGGGATCATCGGCACGGACCTGATGATCGTGGCGTGGGCCAACGAGCTCGACGCCCCCGAGTACGTGATGGTGCTGGCGTCGGTGTGGGCCCTGGGGTCCCTGGTCGGCGGTGTGGTCTCCGGAGCCGTCAAGGGCGCGCCGAACCTGGTGCGCCGCTGCTTCGCCACCACGCTGGGCCTGGCCCTGGTCCTGCCGTTCCTTCCTCCGATCACGCACCTGCCCACTCCCCTGCTGGCCGCACCGGTGCTCTTCCTGGCCGGGCTGGCGGTCGCCCCGACCCTGGCCGCCGTGATGGGCCGGATCGGCGACAGCGCCCCGTCGCACCGGCGGGCGGAGGCCTTCGGCTGGCTGGCCACGTCCATGGGCGTGGGCGCCTCGATCGCGGGTCCGGTGGCCGGCGCGCTCATCGACGGTTTCGGTATCGCGGGCGGTGCGGCGGCCGCGGTGGGCGCCCTGCTGGTGGCGTCTGTCCTGAGCCTGTTCGCCGTGCGGCGGCGGTCCGCCGCGGTCACGGTGCCGGAGGAAACCGTCTCCTGA
- the pepN gene encoding aminopeptidase N, whose translation MAGNLTRNEARERARILSVDSYAVELDLTTGDETFRSTTVIRFSSTEAGARTFVDLTAPALRSAVLNGRELDTELFDGERLVLPDLAAQNELTVVADAAYMRTGEGLHRFVDPVDDSVYLYTQFETADAHRMFTCFDQPDLKATFELTVFAPSSWEVVSNSAPDVVREATGTEDRVRWHFPATPVVSTYITALIAGPYHVVRDEHDGIPLGLYCRASLAEHLDSDALFEVTKQGFDFFHGLFDLRYPFGKYDQLFVPEFNAGAMENAGAVTFLEDYVFRSRVTDARYERRAETILHEMAHMWFGDLVTMRWWDDLWLNESFATYASVYSQANATKWTDAWTTFANVEKSWALRQDQLPSTHPIAADMVDIQAVEVNFDGITYAKGASVLKQLAAYVGVDAFFAGVRAYFKENAFGNTELKDLLRHLEAASGRDLSGWSREWLETTGVNTMRPDFEVDGDGNFTSFAVVQEAAKDHPTLRSHRLAIGLYDRTDAGIVRRERVELDVSGARTEVPDLVGRAQPDLVLINDDDLTFTKIRLDERSLRTVVEGAGEISDSLPRALCFGAAWDMTRDAEMAARDYVALVISGISGVDDVMVAQTLLRQATAALLNYADPAWRPFGFELLADRLRELLGSAEPGGDLQLAYANALADTAVSDAHLSLLRGLLDGAITVDGLTVDTDLRWTLLRRLVAQGKAGEDEIAAELERDATATGQRKAAGARAAIPTAQAKAAAWDRIVGSELANAEFRATLAGFTEPGQAELYRPYMDKYFAQLAPAWEKWTGEFAQSFAEMCYPSALVEEATLERTDAYIEEADPAPALRRLLVEGRAGVERALRAREMDIATGRRRG comes from the coding sequence GTGGCAGGGAACCTGACACGGAACGAGGCGCGGGAACGGGCTCGGATCCTGAGCGTGGACTCCTACGCGGTGGAGCTGGACCTGACCACGGGGGACGAGACCTTTCGGTCCACCACCGTCATCCGGTTCTCCAGCACGGAGGCGGGTGCCCGCACGTTCGTGGACCTGACCGCCCCCGCGCTGCGTTCGGCGGTCCTCAACGGCCGCGAACTCGACACCGAACTGTTCGACGGCGAGCGCCTCGTCCTTCCGGACCTGGCCGCCCAGAACGAGCTGACGGTCGTGGCCGACGCCGCGTACATGCGCACGGGCGAGGGCCTGCACCGGTTCGTCGACCCGGTCGACGACTCGGTGTACCTGTACACGCAGTTCGAGACGGCCGACGCGCACCGCATGTTCACGTGCTTCGACCAGCCCGACCTGAAGGCGACCTTCGAGCTGACGGTGTTCGCCCCGTCCTCGTGGGAGGTCGTGTCCAACAGCGCGCCGGACGTGGTCAGGGAGGCGACCGGCACCGAGGACCGGGTGCGCTGGCACTTCCCGGCCACCCCCGTGGTCTCGACCTACATCACCGCGCTCATCGCGGGCCCGTACCACGTGGTGCGCGACGAGCACGACGGCATCCCGCTGGGCCTGTACTGCCGGGCCTCGCTCGCCGAGCACCTGGACTCCGACGCCCTGTTCGAGGTCACCAAGCAGGGCTTCGACTTCTTCCACGGGCTGTTCGACCTGCGCTACCCGTTCGGCAAGTACGACCAGCTCTTCGTCCCCGAGTTCAACGCGGGCGCGATGGAGAACGCCGGAGCGGTCACGTTCCTGGAGGACTACGTCTTCCGCTCCCGCGTGACCGACGCCCGCTACGAGCGCCGCGCCGAGACCATCCTGCACGAGATGGCGCACATGTGGTTCGGCGACCTCGTCACCATGCGCTGGTGGGACGACCTGTGGCTGAACGAGTCGTTCGCGACCTACGCGAGCGTCTACAGCCAGGCCAACGCCACCAAGTGGACGGACGCGTGGACCACGTTCGCGAACGTGGAGAAGTCCTGGGCCCTGCGCCAGGACCAGCTGCCCTCCACCCACCCGATCGCCGCCGACATGGTCGACATCCAGGCGGTGGAGGTCAACTTCGACGGCATCACCTACGCCAAGGGCGCCTCGGTGCTCAAGCAGCTGGCGGCGTACGTGGGCGTGGACGCGTTCTTCGCGGGCGTGCGCGCCTACTTCAAGGAGAACGCCTTCGGCAACACCGAGCTGAAGGACCTGCTGCGCCACCTGGAGGCCGCCTCCGGCCGCGACCTGTCGGGCTGGTCCCGCGAGTGGCTGGAGACCACCGGCGTCAACACGATGCGCCCGGACTTCGAGGTCGACGGCGACGGGAACTTCACCTCGTTCGCCGTGGTGCAGGAGGCCGCGAAGGACCACCCGACGCTGCGCTCGCACCGTCTGGCCATCGGCCTGTACGACCGCACCGACGCCGGGATCGTGCGCCGTGAGCGCGTGGAGCTGGACGTCAGCGGGGCCCGTACCGAGGTCCCCGACCTGGTCGGCCGGGCCCAGCCCGACCTGGTGCTGATCAACGACGACGACCTCACCTTCACCAAGATCCGGCTGGACGAGCGCTCGCTGCGCACCGTGGTCGAGGGCGCCGGTGAGATCTCCGATTCGCTGCCGCGGGCGCTGTGCTTCGGCGCCGCCTGGGACATGACCCGGGACGCGGAGATGGCCGCCCGCGACTACGTCGCGCTGGTGATCTCCGGGATCAGCGGTGTCGACGACGTCATGGTCGCGCAGACGCTGCTGCGCCAGGCCACGGCGGCGCTGCTGAACTACGCCGACCCGGCGTGGCGCCCGTTCGGTTTCGAGCTGCTCGCCGACCGCCTGCGCGAGCTGCTCGGTTCCGCCGAACCCGGCGGCGACCTCCAGCTCGCCTACGCCAACGCGCTCGCCGACACGGCGGTCAGCGACGCCCACCTGTCCCTGCTCCGGGGGCTGCTGGACGGCGCCATCACGGTCGACGGCCTGACCGTGGACACCGACCTGCGCTGGACCCTGCTGCGCCGCCTGGTCGCCCAGGGCAAGGCCGGCGAGGACGAGATCGCCGCGGAGTTGGAGCGGGACGCGACGGCGACCGGCCAGAGGAAGGCCGCCGGCGCCCGGGCCGCGATCCCCACGGCGCAGGCCAAGGCCGCCGCGTGGGACCGGATCGTCGGCTCGGAACTGGCCAACGCCGAGTTCCGCGCGACCCTGGCGGGCTTCACCGAGCCGGGCCAGGCCGAGCTGTACCGGCCCTACATGGACAAGTACTTCGCCCAGCTGGCTCCGGCCTGGGAGAAGTGGACGGGCGAGTTCGCCCAGTCGTTCGCGGAGATGTGCTACCCGAGCGCCCTGGTGGAGGAGGCGACACTGGAGCGTACGGACGCCTACATCGAGGAGGCGGACCCGGCTCCCGCCCTGCGCCGCCTGCTGGTCGAGGGCCGCGCCGGTGTGGAGCGCGCGCTGCGCGCCCGGGAGATGGACATCGCCACGGGCCGCCGCCGCGGCTGA
- a CDS encoding aldehyde dehydrogenase family protein, giving the protein MRSLYIDGAWTDSASDEALDVVNPATEQVIDSVPAGATEDVDAAVRAAAAALPAWSALTPGQRVTHLAKALELYNARIGDIAEILTQDMGAPAVFARKVQAGLPSLMFQTFIDLVEEAGERYFGGERQGTSLIVREPIGVVGAITPWNYPLHQIVLKVVPAMLAGNTVVLKPSEIAPLSAYALTEVLHDAGLPAGVFNLVSGTGPVVGEAIAAHPDVAMVSFTGSTRAGTRVSQVAAETVKKVALELGGKSPNVLLPDADLAQAVKRGVADVMRNTGQSCNALTRMLVHRDSYEEAVALAAASAEKYVPGDPAEESTRMGPLVSAAQLDKVREYVRLGVEEGARLVTGGAEPVEGRESGYFVRPTVFADVRNDMRIAQEEIFGPVLALIPYDTEEEAVAIANDTVYGLNAAVWSQDADRALAVARRLRAGQIEVNGGALNPRAPFGGYKRSGVGREWGLHGLDEFCELKSLQL; this is encoded by the coding sequence ATGCGATCCCTCTACATCGACGGCGCCTGGACGGACTCCGCCTCCGACGAGGCCCTGGACGTGGTCAATCCGGCGACCGAGCAGGTCATCGACTCCGTTCCGGCCGGAGCCACCGAGGACGTCGACGCGGCGGTGCGGGCCGCGGCGGCGGCCCTCCCGGCCTGGTCGGCGCTCACACCCGGACAGCGCGTCACCCATCTGGCCAAGGCCCTGGAGCTGTACAACGCCCGTATCGGCGACATCGCCGAGATCCTGACCCAGGACATGGGCGCGCCCGCGGTCTTCGCGCGCAAGGTGCAGGCCGGTCTGCCCTCGCTGATGTTCCAGACCTTCATCGACCTCGTCGAGGAGGCCGGTGAGCGCTACTTCGGGGGCGAGCGGCAGGGCACCTCGCTGATCGTGCGCGAGCCGATCGGCGTGGTCGGCGCCATCACCCCGTGGAACTACCCGCTGCACCAGATCGTGCTCAAGGTCGTCCCGGCCATGCTCGCGGGCAACACCGTGGTGCTCAAGCCCAGCGAGATCGCCCCGCTCAGCGCCTACGCGCTCACCGAGGTCCTGCACGACGCCGGGCTGCCCGCCGGGGTGTTCAACCTGGTGTCGGGCACCGGCCCCGTGGTGGGCGAGGCCATCGCCGCGCACCCGGACGTCGCCATGGTCTCCTTCACCGGTTCCACCCGGGCGGGGACCCGCGTCAGCCAGGTCGCCGCCGAGACCGTCAAGAAGGTGGCCCTGGAACTGGGCGGCAAGTCGCCCAACGTGCTGCTGCCCGACGCCGACCTGGCCCAGGCGGTCAAGCGCGGCGTGGCCGACGTCATGCGCAACACCGGTCAGAGCTGCAATGCGCTCACCCGGATGCTCGTGCACCGCGACTCCTACGAGGAGGCGGTCGCCCTGGCCGCCGCCTCCGCCGAGAAGTACGTCCCCGGGGACCCGGCCGAGGAGTCCACGCGGATGGGGCCGCTGGTCTCGGCCGCCCAGCTCGACAAGGTCCGCGAGTACGTCCGCCTCGGTGTGGAGGAGGGCGCCCGCCTGGTCACCGGGGGAGCCGAACCGGTCGAGGGCCGCGAGAGCGGGTACTTCGTCCGGCCGACCGTCTTCGCCGACGTGCGCAACGACATGCGCATCGCCCAGGAGGAGATCTTCGGTCCGGTCCTGGCCCTCATCCCGTACGACACCGAGGAGGAGGCCGTGGCCATCGCCAACGACACGGTCTACGGCCTCAACGCGGCGGTGTGGTCGCAGGACGCCGACCGCGCCCTGGCCGTGGCCCGGCGCCTGCGGGCCGGCCAGATCGAGGTCAACGGCGGGGCGCTCAACCCGCGCGCGCCGTTCGGCGGCTACAAGCGCTCGGGCGTGGGCCGCGAGTGGGGCCTGCACGGGCTCGACGAGTTCTGCGAGCTCAAGTCCCTCCAGCTCTGA